One Roseomonas gilardii subsp. gilardii genomic region harbors:
- a CDS encoding CTP synthase, translated as MTRFIFITGGVVSSLGKGIAAASLAALLQARGYKVRLRKLDPYLNVDPGTMSPYQHGEVFVTDDGAETDLDLGHYERFTGVHANQADAWTSGRIYSEVLAKERRGDYLGGTVQVIPHITDHIKAGVLAETEDYDFVLVEVGGTVGDIESLPFLEALRQLGNELGHRQSLFIHLTLVPYISSAGELKTKPTQHSVKELLGLGIQPQILLCRCDRQIPDNERRKIALFCNVRPESVIPALDASSIYEVPLSYHEEGLDREVLRHFDMSAYGEPDLSRWQRIVRGLNHPEGEVKLAVVGKYTNLLDAYKSLHEALIHGGIAHNVKVKLDWVDAQVFETGGAVERLEGVHGILVPGGFGERGAEGKIEAVRFAREHKIPFLGICFGMQMAVIEAARNEAGLKEASSTEFGPCAEPVVGLLTEWRRGNVTERRDEASDLGGTMRLGSYPSILAEGSLVRQVYGGAAEITERHRHRFEVNVNYRDRLEEHGLRFSGMSPDGVLPEIVERPDHPWFIGVQFHPELKSKPFAPHPLFAGFVGAAVKQARLV; from the coding sequence ATGACGCGGTTCATCTTCATCACCGGCGGCGTGGTCTCCTCCCTCGGCAAGGGCATCGCCGCCGCCTCCCTCGCGGCGCTGTTGCAGGCGCGCGGATACAAGGTCCGCCTGCGCAAGCTCGACCCCTACCTCAACGTGGATCCGGGGACGATGAGCCCCTATCAGCACGGCGAGGTCTTCGTGACCGATGACGGGGCGGAAACCGACCTCGACCTCGGCCATTACGAGCGCTTCACCGGCGTCCACGCGAACCAGGCGGATGCCTGGACCTCCGGGCGCATCTATTCGGAGGTGCTCGCCAAGGAGCGCCGCGGCGACTACCTGGGCGGCACCGTCCAGGTCATTCCGCACATCACCGACCACATCAAGGCCGGCGTCCTGGCCGAGACCGAGGACTACGACTTCGTGCTGGTCGAGGTCGGCGGCACGGTCGGCGACATCGAGAGCCTGCCCTTCCTGGAAGCCTTGCGGCAGCTCGGCAACGAGCTCGGCCACCGGCAGAGCCTCTTCATCCATCTGACGCTGGTGCCCTACATCTCCTCGGCCGGCGAGCTGAAGACCAAGCCGACCCAGCACAGCGTGAAGGAACTGCTGGGCCTGGGCATCCAGCCGCAGATCCTGCTCTGCCGCTGCGACCGCCAGATCCCGGACAACGAGCGCCGCAAGATCGCGCTGTTCTGCAATGTGCGCCCCGAGAGCGTGATCCCCGCCCTGGATGCCAGCAGCATCTACGAGGTGCCGCTGAGCTATCACGAGGAAGGGCTGGACCGCGAGGTCCTGCGCCATTTCGACATGTCCGCCTATGGCGAGCCGGACCTGAGCCGCTGGCAGCGGATCGTGCGCGGCCTCAACCACCCCGAGGGCGAGGTGAAGCTCGCGGTGGTGGGCAAGTACACCAACCTGCTCGACGCCTATAAGTCGCTGCACGAGGCGCTGATCCACGGCGGCATCGCGCACAACGTCAAGGTGAAGCTGGACTGGGTGGATGCCCAGGTCTTCGAGACCGGTGGCGCGGTGGAGCGGCTGGAGGGCGTGCACGGCATCCTGGTGCCCGGCGGCTTCGGCGAGCGTGGCGCGGAGGGCAAGATCGAGGCCGTCCGCTTCGCCCGCGAGCACAAGATCCCCTTCCTCGGCATCTGCTTCGGCATGCAGATGGCGGTGATCGAGGCGGCGCGGAACGAGGCCGGGCTGAAGGAGGCCTCCTCCACCGAATTCGGCCCCTGCGCCGAGCCGGTGGTCGGCCTGCTGACCGAATGGCGGCGCGGCAATGTCACCGAGCGCCGGGACGAGGCCAGCGACCTGGGCGGCACCATGCGCCTGGGCTCCTACCCCTCCATCCTGGCCGAGGGCTCGCTGGTGCGGCAGGTCTATGGCGGCGCCGCCGAGATCACGGAGCGCCACCGCCACCGCTTCGAGGTGAACGTGAACTACCGCGACCGGCTGGAGGAGCACGGGCTCCGCTTCTCCGGCATGTCGCCGGACGGCGTGCTGCCGGAGATCGTGGAGCGCCCGGACCATCCCTGGTTCATCGGCGTGCAGTTCCATCCGGAGCTGAAGAGCAAGCCCTTCGCCCCGCACCCGCTCTTCGCGGGCTTCGTGGGCGCGGCGGTGAAGCAGGCGCGGCTCGTATGA
- the kdsA gene encoding 3-deoxy-8-phosphooctulonate synthase, with amino-acid sequence MITVRIGAPGSRVAEIANNRPLAFISGPCQIESRAHALETAHALREMAEKAGVGMIYKSSYDKANRTSAHAARGIGMAEGLAILAEVREATGLPVLTDVHDAAQCAPAAEAVDCLQIPAFLCRQTDLLLAAGRTGKPVNVKKGQFLAPWDMRNVAAKLASTGNDQVMLCERGASFGYNTLVSDMRALPIMAETGFPVVFDATHSVQQPGGQGTSSGGQREFAPVLARAAVAVGVAAVFIECHEDPDHAPSDGPNMIPVREMPALIERLMAFDRLAKPG; translated from the coding sequence ATGATCACCGTCCGCATCGGCGCCCCGGGCAGCCGGGTGGCGGAGATCGCCAACAACCGGCCTCTCGCCTTCATCTCCGGCCCCTGCCAGATCGAATCCCGCGCCCATGCGCTGGAAACCGCCCATGCCCTGCGGGAGATGGCGGAGAAGGCCGGGGTCGGGATGATCTACAAGTCGTCCTACGACAAGGCGAACCGGACCAGCGCCCATGCCGCCCGCGGCATCGGCATGGCGGAGGGGCTCGCCATCCTGGCCGAGGTGCGGGAGGCCACCGGCCTGCCCGTGCTGACCGACGTGCACGACGCCGCGCAATGCGCCCCGGCGGCGGAGGCGGTGGACTGCCTGCAGATCCCGGCCTTCCTCTGCCGCCAGACCGACCTGCTGCTGGCGGCTGGGCGGACGGGCAAGCCGGTGAACGTGAAGAAGGGCCAGTTCCTGGCGCCCTGGGACATGCGCAACGTGGCGGCCAAGCTGGCCTCCACCGGCAACGACCAGGTGATGCTCTGCGAGCGCGGCGCCTCCTTCGGCTACAACACCCTGGTCTCCGACATGCGCGCCCTGCCGATCATGGCGGAAACGGGCTTCCCCGTGGTCTTCGACGCCACCCATTCGGTGCAGCAGCCGGGCGGGCAGGGGACCTCCTCGGGCGGGCAGCGGGAATTCGCCCCGGTCCTGGCCCGGGCGGCGGTGGCCGTGGGCGTGGCGGCGGTCTTCATCGAGTGCCACGAGGACCCGGACCACGCGCCCAGCGACGGGCCGAACATGATCCCGGTCCGCGAGATGCCCGCGCTGATCGAGCGCCTGATGGCGTTCGACCGTCTGGCCAAGCCGGGCTGA
- a CDS encoding YceI family protein — protein sequence MRRRALGGFLLPLLLLPALPALPQGAPAMNRDPMAIRAGRYRLDSAHGRITWAVNHFGLSIYRGQITGIEALLVLDPANIAGTSLEVTVPVDGLRTHDADLDRHLRTPDFFDLARFPQARFVAEKVERTGDRGARVHGRLTLRGVTRPVTLRVTFNAAGVHPVSGRYTLGFDGKAAIRRSEFGMTGYLPAVGDEVSLELEGEFQLQE from the coding sequence ATGAGGCGACGCGCCCTGGGCGGCTTCCTGCTGCCGCTCCTTCTGCTCCCTGCCCTCCCTGCCCTGCCGCAGGGCGCCCCCGCCATGAACCGCGACCCGATGGCGATCCGCGCGGGGCGTTATCGCCTCGATTCCGCGCATGGCCGCATCACCTGGGCGGTGAACCATTTCGGCCTGTCGATCTATCGCGGACAGATCACCGGGATCGAGGCGCTGCTCGTGCTCGACCCGGCGAACATCGCCGGCACCTCGCTGGAGGTGACGGTGCCGGTCGATGGGCTGCGGACCCATGACGCGGATCTCGATCGGCACCTGCGGACGCCGGATTTCTTCGACCTCGCCCGCTTCCCGCAAGCGCGCTTCGTGGCGGAGAAGGTGGAGCGGACGGGGGACCGCGGCGCCCGGGTGCATGGGCGGCTGACCCTGCGGGGCGTGACGAGGCCGGTGACGCTGCGCGTCACCTTCAACGCCGCCGGGGTGCATCCGGTGAGCGGGCGCTACACGCTCGGCTTCGACGGCAAGGCGGCGATCCGGCGCTCGGAATTCGGCATGACCGGCTATCTGCCCGCCGTGGGGGACGAGGTGTCGCTGGAGCTGGAAGGGGAATTCCAGCTCCAGGAGTAG
- the eno gene encoding phosphopyruvate hydratase, translating into MAAIADIIAREVLDSRGNPTVEVDVVLDSGAAGRAAVPSGASTGAHEAVELRDGDKSRYGGKGVAKAIANVEGEIFDAISGMESTEQVKIDETMIELDGTPNKSRLGANAILAVSLAVAKASAADLGVPLYRYVGGVFARTLPVPMMNIINGGQHADNPIDIQEFMIMPVSAGTEADAVRMGSEVFQALKKKLHDAGHNTNVGDEGGFAPNLKSAEEALGFIAQACEAAGHRVGEDIVFALDCASTEFFRNGVYDMEGEGKKLDAAGMVDYLAGLCGKFPIVSIEDGCAEDDWEGWKLLTEKLGAQCNLVGDDLFVTNPERLRQGIEQGIGNAILVKVNQIGSLTETLEAVEMAHRAGYKAVMSHRSGETEDATIADLAVATNCGQIKTGSLSRSDRLAKYNQLIRIEGGLGTSARYAGRSVLPRG; encoded by the coding sequence GTGGCCGCCATCGCCGATATCATCGCGCGCGAGGTCCTCGACTCGCGCGGCAATCCCACGGTCGAAGTCGATGTGGTGCTGGATTCCGGCGCCGCCGGCCGCGCCGCCGTCCCCTCGGGCGCCTCGACCGGCGCCCATGAGGCCGTGGAACTCCGGGACGGCGACAAGTCCCGCTACGGCGGCAAGGGCGTGGCCAAGGCCATCGCCAATGTCGAGGGCGAGATCTTCGATGCCATCTCGGGCATGGAATCGACCGAGCAGGTCAAGATCGACGAGACCATGATCGAGCTCGACGGCACCCCCAACAAGAGCCGCCTGGGCGCCAACGCGATCCTGGCCGTGTCGCTCGCCGTGGCCAAGGCTTCGGCGGCGGATCTGGGCGTGCCGCTCTACCGCTATGTCGGCGGCGTCTTCGCCCGCACCCTGCCGGTGCCGATGATGAACATCATCAACGGCGGCCAGCACGCGGACAACCCGATCGACATCCAGGAATTCATGATCATGCCGGTTTCCGCCGGCACCGAGGCCGATGCCGTCCGCATGGGCTCCGAGGTCTTCCAGGCGCTGAAGAAGAAGCTGCACGACGCCGGCCACAACACCAATGTGGGCGACGAGGGCGGCTTCGCGCCGAACCTGAAGTCGGCCGAGGAAGCGCTGGGCTTCATCGCCCAGGCCTGCGAGGCGGCCGGCCACCGCGTCGGGGAGGACATCGTCTTCGCGCTCGACTGCGCCTCGACCGAGTTCTTCAGGAACGGCGTCTATGACATGGAAGGCGAGGGCAAGAAGCTCGACGCCGCCGGCATGGTCGATTACCTGGCCGGGCTGTGCGGCAAGTTCCCGATCGTCTCGATCGAGGATGGCTGCGCCGAGGACGACTGGGAGGGCTGGAAGCTTCTCACCGAGAAGCTGGGCGCCCAGTGCAACCTGGTGGGCGACGACCTCTTCGTCACCAATCCGGAGCGCCTGCGCCAGGGCATCGAGCAGGGCATCGGCAACGCGATCCTGGTGAAGGTGAACCAGATCGGTTCGCTGACCGAGACGCTGGAGGCCGTCGAGATGGCCCATCGCGCCGGCTACAAGGCGGTGATGTCGCACCGTTCCGGCGAGACCGAGGACGCCACCATCGCCGACCTCGCCGTGGCGACCAATTGCGGGCAGATCAAGACCGGCTCGCTGTCCCGCTCGGACCGGCTGGCCAAATACAACCAGCTGATCCGCATCGAAGGCGGCCTCGGCACCTCCGCCCGCTATGCGGGCCGCTCCGTGCTGCCGCGCGGCTGA
- a CDS encoding FtsB family cell division protein translates to MLKSIKRRLQGAVLPAIFLAICAYFAHHAISGSRGTEARTVRMAQIEDAKAELRLAEAERDAMERRVAGLRAEHLDRDMLDERARALLNVVGKDEIVIPYGPNERLF, encoded by the coding sequence ATGCTGAAGTCGATCAAGAGACGCCTGCAGGGGGCTGTGCTGCCGGCGATCTTCCTGGCCATCTGCGCCTATTTCGCCCATCACGCGATCAGCGGCTCGCGCGGCACCGAGGCCCGGACCGTCCGCATGGCCCAGATCGAGGACGCGAAGGCCGAGTTGCGCCTGGCCGAGGCCGAGCGGGATGCGATGGAGCGCCGCGTCGCCGGGCTGCGGGCGGAGCACCTGGACCGCGACATGCTCGACGAGCGTGCCCGCGCCCTGCTGAACGTTGTCGGCAAGGACGAGATCGTGATCCCCTACGGGCCCAACGAGCGCCTGTTCTGA
- the pdhA gene encoding pyruvate dehydrogenase (acetyl-transferring) E1 component subunit alpha yields MVLIRRFEERAGQLYGMGLIGGFCHLYIGQEAVVVGMQMCLKPGDQVITSYRDHGHMLATGMEARGVMAELTGRATGYSKGKGGSMHMFSVEKGFFGGHGIVGAQVSLGAGLAFSNWYRQNDNVSLTYFGEGASNQGQVYESFNMAALMKLPVVFIIENNKYGMGTSVERSSASKNLSLNGAPWGIPGEQVDGMDVLAVKEAGERAVAHCREGKGPYLLEMKTYRYRGHSMSDPAKYRTRDEVQQMRETHDAIEMVRKRLQELGVDEAETKKIDDEVKAIVTDAAEFAQTSPEPDESELWTDVLVESR; encoded by the coding sequence ATGGTGCTGATCCGGCGTTTCGAGGAGCGCGCGGGCCAGCTCTACGGCATGGGCCTGATCGGCGGCTTCTGCCACCTCTATATCGGCCAGGAGGCCGTGGTGGTGGGCATGCAGATGTGCCTGAAGCCGGGCGACCAGGTGATCACCTCCTATCGCGACCACGGCCACATGCTCGCCACGGGCATGGAGGCGCGCGGCGTGATGGCGGAGCTGACCGGCCGCGCCACGGGCTATTCCAAGGGCAAGGGCGGCTCGATGCACATGTTCAGCGTCGAGAAGGGCTTCTTCGGCGGCCACGGCATCGTGGGCGCGCAGGTCTCGCTCGGCGCCGGCCTCGCCTTCTCGAATTGGTATCGCCAGAACGACAATGTCAGCCTGACCTATTTCGGCGAGGGCGCGTCGAACCAGGGCCAGGTCTACGAGAGCTTCAACATGGCCGCGCTGATGAAGCTGCCGGTCGTGTTCATCATCGAGAACAACAAGTACGGCATGGGCACGAGCGTCGAGCGTTCCTCGGCCTCGAAGAACCTGTCGCTGAACGGCGCGCCCTGGGGCATCCCCGGCGAGCAGGTGGACGGCATGGACGTGCTGGCGGTCAAGGAGGCCGGCGAGCGCGCCGTGGCCCATTGCCGCGAGGGCAAGGGCCCGTATTTGCTGGAGATGAAGACCTACCGCTATCGCGGCCACTCCATGTCCGACCCGGCCAAGTACCGCACCCGCGACGAGGTGCAGCAGATGCGCGAGACGCACGACGCCATCGAGATGGTCCGCAAGCGCCTGCAGGAGCTCGGCGTGGACGAGGCCGAGACGAAGAAGATCGACGACGAGGTGAAGGCCATCGTCACCGATGCCGCCGAGTTCGCGCAGACCTCGCCCGAACCCGACGAATCCGAACTCTGGACTGATGTTCTGGTGGAGAGCCGCTGA
- a CDS encoding pyruvate dehydrogenase complex E1 component subunit beta: MGATLLMPALSPTMTEGKLARWLKKEGDEVRSGDIIAEIETDKATMEFEAVDEGKLTKILVPEGTEGVSVNAPIAELDGGGEGAKPAAPGAGGNQPTEPAPPAAAHTDVAKQAEDHKQVAEKGAAERPEAAAKPVAPEKDWGPTKPITVREALRDAMALEMRADDRVYLMGEEVAQYQGAYKISQGLLDEFGPRRVIDTPITEHGFTGIAVGSAMNGLKPILEFMTFNFAMQAIDQIINSAAKTRYMSGGQITCPIVFRGPNGAAARVAAQHSQDYAAWYASVPGLIVMAPWSAADAKGLLRAAIRDPNPVIFLENEILYGQTFECPTADDFVLPIGKAKIEREGKDVTIVAYSIEVGLAMQAAEQLAGEGIEAEVINLRTLRPLDTETIVNSVKKTNRLVIVQEGWPYAGIGAEVAMRVMEEAFDYLDAPPARVCAADVPLPYAANLEKLALPHLSQVVDAVKSVTYRK; the protein is encoded by the coding sequence ATGGGTGCCACCCTCCTGATGCCCGCCCTGTCGCCCACGATGACCGAGGGCAAGCTTGCGCGCTGGCTGAAAAAGGAAGGCGACGAGGTCAGGTCCGGCGACATCATCGCCGAGATCGAGACCGACAAGGCCACGATGGAATTCGAGGCCGTGGACGAAGGCAAGCTGACGAAGATCCTGGTGCCCGAAGGCACCGAGGGCGTCAGCGTGAATGCCCCGATCGCGGAACTGGATGGCGGCGGAGAGGGCGCGAAGCCTGCCGCCCCGGGCGCCGGCGGCAACCAGCCGACCGAGCCCGCCCCCCCGGCCGCCGCGCACACCGATGTGGCGAAGCAGGCCGAGGACCACAAGCAGGTGGCCGAGAAGGGCGCGGCCGAGCGCCCCGAGGCCGCGGCCAAGCCGGTGGCGCCGGAGAAGGACTGGGGCCCGACCAAGCCGATCACCGTGCGCGAGGCCCTGCGCGACGCCATGGCGCTGGAGATGCGGGCCGATGACCGCGTCTACCTGATGGGCGAGGAGGTCGCGCAGTACCAGGGCGCCTACAAGATCTCCCAGGGCCTGCTGGACGAGTTCGGCCCACGCCGCGTGATCGACACGCCGATCACCGAGCACGGCTTCACCGGCATCGCGGTGGGTTCGGCCATGAACGGTCTGAAGCCGATCCTGGAGTTCATGACCTTCAACTTCGCCATGCAGGCGATCGACCAGATCATCAACTCCGCCGCCAAGACCCGCTACATGTCGGGCGGCCAGATCACCTGCCCGATCGTCTTCCGTGGCCCGAACGGCGCCGCCGCCCGCGTGGCCGCGCAGCACAGCCAGGACTACGCCGCCTGGTATGCGAGCGTGCCCGGCCTGATCGTGATGGCGCCCTGGTCGGCGGCGGATGCCAAGGGCCTGCTGCGCGCCGCGATCCGCGACCCGAACCCGGTGATCTTCCTCGAGAACGAGATCCTCTACGGCCAGACCTTCGAGTGCCCGACCGCCGATGATTTCGTCCTGCCGATCGGCAAGGCGAAGATCGAGCGCGAGGGCAAGGACGTCACCATCGTCGCCTATTCGATCGAGGTCGGCCTCGCGATGCAGGCGGCGGAGCAACTGGCGGGCGAGGGGATCGAGGCGGAGGTCATCAACCTGCGCACGCTGCGCCCGCTCGACACCGAGACCATCGTCAACTCGGTGAAGAAGACCAACCGCCTCGTCATCGTGCAGGAAGGCTGGCCCTATGCCGGCATCGGTGCCGAGGTGGCGATGCGGGTGATGGAGGAGGCCTTCGACTACCTCGACGCGCCGCCGGCCCGGGTCTGCGCCGCCGATGTGCCGCTGCCCTATGCCGCGAACCTGGAGAAGCTGGCCCTGCCGCATCTCTCCCAGGTGGTGGACGCGGTGAAATCCGTGACCTACCGCAAGTAA
- a CDS encoding pyruvate dehydrogenase complex dihydrolipoamide acetyltransferase, protein MATNILMPALSPTMTEGTLARWLKKEGDTVKSGDILAEIETDKATMEFEAVDEGVLGKILVPEGSEGVKVNAPIGILVEEGEAVPSGAPATHGAANGKGGEGNTSPSGSPALEAVKDAGGKVAGAAGQPVPAPQPKGHAAPAASSGSGSNGRVFASPLARRMAEQAGIDLDAVKGSGPNGRIVKADIEAAQKGGGAAKPAAAQPAAAPAAAPQAEAPKPAPKPPAITAPHKAIPNSTMRKVIARRLSESKQTVPHFYVSMDIQLDALLKLRADLNARAPKDGPGAFKLSVNDLVIKAAAATLRKFPNVNATWTDEAILQYDDVDISVAVSIPEGLITPIVRKADQKGLATISNEMKDLAARAKSGKLKPEEFQGGGFSISNMGMFGVKDFAAIINPPQAGILAVSAGEQRPVVKDGALAVATVMTCTLSVDHRVVDGALAAEWLASFKKTVEDPLSLML, encoded by the coding sequence ATGGCCACCAACATCCTGATGCCCGCCCTGTCCCCGACCATGACGGAAGGGACGCTGGCGCGCTGGCTCAAGAAGGAAGGCGACACGGTCAAGTCCGGCGACATCCTCGCCGAGATCGAGACCGACAAGGCCACGATGGAGTTCGAGGCCGTCGATGAGGGCGTGCTGGGCAAGATCCTGGTGCCCGAGGGTTCCGAGGGCGTGAAGGTCAACGCGCCCATCGGCATTCTGGTCGAGGAAGGCGAGGCGGTGCCCTCAGGCGCCCCGGCCACCCACGGGGCCGCCAATGGAAAGGGCGGGGAGGGCAACACCTCCCCCTCCGGCAGCCCGGCGCTGGAAGCGGTCAAGGATGCCGGCGGCAAGGTGGCTGGTGCCGCCGGGCAGCCGGTGCCCGCGCCGCAGCCCAAGGGCCATGCCGCGCCGGCCGCCTCCTCGGGCAGCGGTTCCAATGGCCGCGTCTTCGCCTCGCCGCTCGCCCGCCGCATGGCGGAGCAGGCGGGGATCGACCTGGACGCCGTGAAGGGCTCCGGCCCCAACGGACGGATCGTGAAGGCGGATATCGAGGCGGCCCAGAAGGGTGGCGGTGCCGCGAAGCCGGCCGCGGCCCAGCCCGCCGCTGCCCCGGCCGCCGCGCCGCAGGCCGAGGCACCGAAGCCCGCGCCCAAGCCCCCGGCGATCACCGCCCCGCACAAGGCGATCCCGAACAGCACGATGCGCAAGGTCATCGCGCGCCGCCTGTCGGAATCGAAGCAGACCGTCCCGCATTTCTACGTCTCGATGGACATCCAGCTCGATGCGCTGCTGAAGCTGCGCGCCGACCTGAATGCCCGCGCGCCGAAGGATGGGCCGGGCGCCTTCAAGCTCTCGGTCAACGACCTGGTGATCAAGGCCGCGGCGGCGACGCTGCGGAAGTTCCCCAACGTCAACGCGACCTGGACCGACGAGGCGATCCTCCAGTACGACGACGTGGACATCTCGGTGGCCGTGTCGATCCCGGAGGGGCTGATCACGCCGATCGTGCGCAAGGCCGACCAGAAGGGCCTCGCCACCATCTCCAACGAGATGAAGGACCTCGCCGCCCGCGCCAAGTCGGGCAAGCTGAAGCCCGAGGAGTTCCAGGGCGGCGGCTTCTCCATCTCGAACATGGGCATGTTCGGGGTGAAGGACTTCGCGGCCATCATCAACCCGCCGCAGGCCGGCATCCTGGCGGTCTCCGCCGGGGAGCAGCGCCCGGTGGTGAAGGACGGCGCCCTGGCGGTCGCCACGGTCATGACCTGCACGCTCTCCGTCGATCACCGCGTGGTCGACGGCGCGCTGGCGGCGGAGTGGCTGGCCTCCTTCAAGAAGACGGTCGAGGACCCGCTGAGCCTGATGCTGTGA
- a CDS encoding GNAT family N-acetyltransferase, which yields MTLLLRDAIPADIPVLLRLTRALAEHEGRPELVTATEDDLRRAFFGTPPAPAPVAWALVAERDGLPVGFAAWSFPFRMYRGRTAMQATTVFVEAAARGQGVGRAIFADLARRALAAGCERLDWGVKDDNVTAIAFYERLGAQVVTGSRRLFLDGAGLRNLLA from the coding sequence GTGACCCTCCTGCTGCGGGATGCCATCCCGGCCGATATCCCTGTGCTGCTGCGCCTCACCCGGGCGCTGGCGGAACATGAAGGGCGGCCGGAGCTGGTGACCGCGACGGAGGACGACCTGCGGCGTGCCTTCTTCGGCACGCCGCCCGCACCGGCACCCGTGGCCTGGGCGCTGGTGGCGGAACGGGACGGCCTTCCGGTCGGCTTCGCCGCCTGGAGTTTCCCCTTCCGCATGTACCGGGGCCGCACCGCGATGCAGGCCACCACCGTCTTCGTGGAGGCCGCGGCACGCGGGCAGGGGGTCGGCCGGGCCATCTTCGCCGATCTGGCGCGCCGCGCCCTGGCGGCGGGCTGCGAGAGGCTGGACTGGGGCGTGAAGGACGACAACGTGACGGCCATCGCCTTCTACGAAAGGCTCGGCGCCCAGGTGGTCACGGGCAGCCGGCGCCTGTTCCTCGACGGTGCGGGCCTGCGGAACCTCCTGGCCTGA
- the lpdA gene encoding dihydrolipoyl dehydrogenase: protein MAEQFDLVVVGGGPGGYVAAIRASQLKMKTALVERENLGGICLNWGCIPTKALLRASEINHLLHTLDAYGFAADNVRFDFQKVVKRSRAVASQLSGGVKHLLKKNKVTVFDGHARLAGPGRLSVAKDGKPVAEIQAKHIVLATGARARVLPGIEPDGKLIWSYREALVPQEMPKSLVVIGSGAIGSEFASFYLNMGAKVTLIEALDRILPVEDAEVSAFVQKAFQKQGMTVMAGAKVQGVKKGADSVTVTVEAGGKIQEITADRLISAVGIVGNVEDLGLEGTKVKVERTHVVTTGFGETGEPGVYAIGDLTGAPWLAHKASHEAIACIEAIAGGHPHKMDTSNIPGCTYCRPQVASVGLTEAKAREAGHEVRVGRFPFIGNGKAIALGEPEGFVKTVFDSKTGELLGAHMVGPEVTEMIQGYVIAKTMETTEQELMDTVFPHPTVSEAMHESVLDAYGRVIHI, encoded by the coding sequence ATGGCCGAGCAGTTCGACCTGGTGGTGGTGGGCGGTGGCCCCGGCGGCTATGTCGCGGCGATCCGCGCGTCGCAGCTGAAGATGAAGACCGCGCTGGTGGAGCGCGAGAACCTCGGCGGGATCTGCCTGAACTGGGGCTGCATCCCGACCAAGGCCCTGCTGCGCGCCAGCGAGATCAACCACCTCCTGCACACGCTGGATGCCTATGGCTTCGCCGCCGACAATGTCCGCTTCGACTTCCAGAAGGTGGTGAAGCGGTCCCGCGCGGTCGCCTCGCAGCTCTCGGGCGGCGTGAAGCACCTGCTGAAGAAGAACAAGGTCACGGTCTTCGACGGCCATGCCAGGCTGGCCGGGCCGGGCAGGCTCTCGGTCGCCAAGGACGGCAAGCCGGTCGCCGAGATCCAGGCGAAGCACATCGTGCTCGCCACCGGCGCCCGCGCCCGCGTCCTTCCCGGCATCGAGCCGGACGGCAAGCTGATCTGGTCCTACCGCGAGGCCCTGGTGCCGCAGGAAATGCCCAAGTCCCTGGTGGTGATCGGCTCCGGCGCCATCGGCTCGGAATTCGCCTCCTTCTACCTGAACATGGGCGCCAAGGTGACGCTGATCGAGGCGCTGGACCGCATCCTGCCGGTCGAGGATGCCGAGGTCAGCGCCTTCGTGCAGAAGGCCTTCCAGAAGCAGGGCATGACCGTCATGGCCGGCGCCAAGGTGCAGGGCGTGAAGAAAGGCGCCGACAGCGTCACGGTCACGGTGGAGGCCGGCGGCAAGATCCAGGAGATCACCGCCGACCGGCTGATCTCGGCGGTCGGCATCGTCGGCAATGTCGAGGATCTCGGCCTGGAAGGGACCAAGGTGAAGGTGGAGCGGACCCATGTGGTCACCACCGGTTTCGGCGAGACCGGGGAGCCCGGTGTCTACGCCATCGGCGACCTGACCGGCGCCCCCTGGCTGGCGCACAAGGCGAGCCACGAGGCCATCGCCTGCATCGAGGCCATCGCCGGCGGCCACCCTCACAAGATGGACACCAGCAACATCCCGGGCTGCACCTATTGCCGCCCGCAGGTCGCCTCGGTGGGGCTGACCGAGGCCAAGGCCAGGGAAGCCGGGCACGAGGTGCGCGTCGGGCGCTTCCCCTTCATCGGCAACGGCAAGGCGATCGCGCTGGGCGAGCCCGAGGGCTTCGTGAAGACCGTCTTCGACAGCAAGACCGGGGAGCTGCTGGGCGCCCATATGGTCGGCCCCGAGGTGACCGAGATGATCCAGGGCTATGTCATCGCCAAGACCATGGAGACCACCGAGCAGGAGCTCATGGACACGGTCTTCCCCCACCCCACGGTCTCGGAAGCCATGCATGAGTCGGTGCTTGATGCCTATGGCCGCGTGATCCACATCTAG